The nucleotide sequence TAACTCAAATACCATTTCTTACCGGATCGAAATACACATGTGCCATGGCCTCCTTGGCAGTCAATCTctcttggtgatcaaacttcaagatcttgtcaataaagtccaagaactccTCGCTCACAAGATGCCTATTATCGGAGTTGACAAACTTGGTCCATGGCTTTTTGTTGTAGAACCCCAAGTCATCAAACTCCtcagccaacttcaagttgtacTTCTGTAAATACCTTTTGAGGTCTTCTGACCCCAACACTCGCACTATTTGAACAAGCTGGTCGGAGTTCAGcttgccaaagaaaaacggctccttcttgaacaccatCGCTGCCAACGTACATCCCAAACACCATAAGTCGAGGGAATAGTCATAATAACGGAAGTCAAGAAGTAACTCTGGACCTTTGAAATTTCGGGTCGCCACTCGCACATTGTACTCGGTACCAGGATGGTAGTACTCTGCCAACCCCCAATCAATGAGACGGAGTTTCCGTTGAGGATGGTCTATCATAATATTATTAGGTTTAACGTCTCGATGCATAATGCCCATCAGGTGACAGTAGTCCAATGCCTTGAGTAGCTCAAGCATGTAGAATCGGATGTCGAGGTCTTTGAGAGTTGGATATAACGTCCGATGGTCAACGTTATTAACGTATTCGAATATGATGGCAGGGGTTTTCAGGGCTGGATTCTTGACGATATCATGGACACCGATAATGTTGGGTCCCTGG is from Yamadazyma tenuis chromosome 6, complete sequence and encodes:
- the CKA1_1 gene encoding Casein kinase II subunit alpha (EggNog:ENOG503NWKT; COG:D,K,T), which translates into the protein MTKFHSKVYTDVLASKPKSYWDYDSFQLSWNPTDSYEILNRIGRGKYSEVFLGVETTNGSYCVIKVLKPVKKKKIKREISILKNVCQGPNIIGVHDIVKNPASKTPAIIFEYVNNVDHRTLYPTLKDLDIRFYMLELLKALDYCHSMGIMHRDVKPNNIMIDHPQRKLRLIDWGLAEYYHPGTEYNVRVATRNFKGPELLLDFRYYDYSLDLWCLGCTLAAMVFKKEPFFFGKSNSDQLVQIVRVLGSEDLKRYLQKYNLKLAEEFDDLGFYNKKPWTKFVNSDNRHLVSEEFLDFIDKILKFDHQERLTAKEAMAHVYFDPVRNGI